The window GGCTGAATTGGCCGATGTGCTGAAGCTACATGGCAATGCAGTGGATGCCACGACGAAATCCAAAGAGCCGGAAAAAGCGGTTTAGTTATTGCAGGCCATAGGCTTTTGCGCTTACCCTTTCAGCTAAGGAAAGGGTATTTACTTGGCACCAATGAAGGGGCGGGATGTCCTGCTCAAACTCAATACGGTAAGCACGACCTTTGTCACGGTCGGCGGTGCGCGTGAAGCCACCATTACCATCAATAACGAAGCGGTGGACGTTACCAGCTCGGACGATGCGGGTATTCGCAAGCTGCTGGAAGGCGCTGGCGTCAACTCCATCAGCGTCAAGATGTCGGGCGTCTACATTGACGACGCGCCTTCGACCGCCATCCGCTCGGCGGCGATGACGAACGCCCACAAGAAATTCCAGATCGTCATGCCGAAAACCTCCGGCACATACGTCTATGAAGGCCTCTTTATGATCGCCTCGCTGGAAGAGGCAGGCACCTACAATGGAATGATCACGTACAGCCTGACGCTCGAAAGCGCCGGGGCCGTAACGCTGACCTAAGGGGGTTATGATGGATAATCCCCGCAATGAGGTAAGTATCGAGCTAGCCGGAGAAACCCGCACAATGCGGGCGTCCTTCGCGGCAATCCGGAACATCGAGCGCGACCTTGGCAACATCCTGCCGCTGATCGACAAAATTGGTCAGGGGAACGTGGGTGTGGACCAGTGTGCCACCATCATCTTCTACGGGCTCAAGGGCTTTGATGACCACCGCTTGACCAAGGATGCGGTGGGTGAAGCCGTCATGGATAGAGGTCTGAGCGCGGTGATGCCGGCGGTCGTTGAGTTCGTCACCGGAACCCTGAAAGGGGTGGCCGTGGGAAAGCCTCAGCCGGAGGACAAGGCCTAAAGGCATTCCCGTGGGAGGACGTGATGATGTCCGCCCTCGGGGTTCTGCGCTGGCCACCCTCCGAGTTCTGGGCCAGCACCATGTTCGAATACAGCGTGGCTGTTAAAGGCTACCTGGCGGCCAAGGGGGTGAAGACTGAGGGCGGCATGACAAGGGAGGAATTCCTTGACCTGAAAGCCGCCGACGAGAAACGAAGGAAAGCTTGATATGTGGCGCAATCGCTTGACGCTCTGATTGTTGAGCTACGCGCAGACATAAAGGGCTTCCAAGCCTCGCTTGCTACCGCTACCGGCGACATTCAACGCTTCAGCGGTTCCTCCACAAAGCACATCGGCGGCATTCAGGCTGCAATCGAACGCGCCCGCATGGCGGTGGTGGCGTTCGGAGGTGCCTGGGCAGCCTTCAGCATCGGCAAGGGCATTATCGACGCGGGTGTGCAGGTGGAAGCCCTGCGCAACAAGATGATCGCCGCCACCGGCAGCACGACTGTCGCCGCAGACGCCCTGGCCTTTATCCGTGCGGAAGCTGACCGGCTCGGCCTTTCTATTCAGGTGGCCTCTGACGGCTTTGCCGGGTTTGCGGCGTCCTCCCTCCGCGCGGGCCTGACGCTGGACGAAACCAAGCAGATCTTCACCGGCGTCAGCGAGGCGGCAGTGTCCATGCGCCTCTCCGCGGAACAGACCGGGCTGGTGTTCAAGGCGCTCGAACAGATCGCGGGCAAGGGCACCGTGAGCATGGAAGAGCTGCGCGGCCAGCTTGGAGATTCCGGTCTCTCGGGCGCGTTTGAGATCGCTGCTAAGTCCATGGGAAAAACCACGGCCGAGTTTACCAAGATGGTTAGCAACGGAGAGGTGATGTCGGCGGACTTCCTTCCGAAGTTCGCGGCACAGATCCGCAAAGATCTTGGCGGCAGTGTCGAGGAAGCCAGCCAAGGCGCTCAGGCGGCGTTTAACCGGCTCGGCAACGCGTTCTTCGATCTTCAGACAAAGCTTGCTGCCAGCGGCTTGCTGGATGTGGTGGTCCGCTCCATCAAGGATCTCACCGACGCCTTGAATGACCCTGGCCTGATCTCGGGCCTGTCGTCGTTCGTCCAGTTGCTGAGCAACGTGCTGAATATCGCGCTGCGGGTGGCCGGCGCAATCGGCACCGCGGTCTCCGCCATCAACTCCGCTACCGAGGCGGTGGGCAATTCGATCTTCGGGGGCCTGTTCGGGAAGGAAGGCACTGACGCCATCAACAAGGCGCGTGGGGCACGCAATCAGGCGGCGGCGACGGTCGGGGCTACTCCTACTGCCGCACCTGTGGCGAGTTCCTACACGCTCGGGACCAAGGCGGTGGCCCTGCCTAACGCGGGAGCGGCACGGAAAGCAAAAACGGCTGCGGACCGGGCCGCGCGGGAGCGTGAAAGCCTCTCCGGCCGGGTCGATAGCGTCTATGCGGCCAACTCGAACGACACCGACCGCATGCGCCTGGCTTACGCGGAAGACCAGAAGATTCTGGAGGAGGCGCTAGAGAAGAAGGCCATCACGCAGCAGCGCTACAACGAGGTGATGTCGAGGATCGAGATCGAGTTCGACAAGAGCATGAACGACTACCGTGTGGACAAGTTCGGCACGGACATCGAGCAGGAGCAGGAGCGCTTTGAGGAGCGCAAGGAGCTGCTGCTACAGGGCCTCGATGACCGTCTCATCACCGTGCAGGAACACCATGAGCTGCTGGAGGAAGCGGAGCGCGAGCACAACGAGCGCATGCTTGAGCTGCAGAACCAGGCGAATGAAGACCGGCTGACAGAGGCGCAGCGGGGTCTGCAGGGCTTCCTCGGCGTACAGCTGGCATATCAGCAGAAATCCGCCGCACAGGAAGGCGCGAGCTTCCGGAATTCGCTGCAGCAGCTCGCGCAGCACAACAAGACAGCGTTCATGGTCGAGAAGGCTGCTGCCCTGGCACAGGCGCTGATCTCGGCGCGCCAGAGCGTGGTGGACGCCTACAAGTTCGGAAATAAGATCGGCGGGCCGGCGCTCGGGGCGACGTTCGCCGCGGTCGCTGCGGCTGCCCAGGCGGCGAACATCGCGGCTATTGCCTCAACGTCGTACGGCGGCGGAGGCGGCAGCGTGGGCGCGTCTGGTGGCGGCGGGGGTGGGTCGGGCGGAATGCCTTCACCGGCCGAAGCGGAGACCCCCAGCAAGGATGCCGTGCAGCGCTCGGTCTACATCACCGTGAACGGCGACGAAGATACGCTTTTGAGCAAGCGCACAGTGCGCAAGCTCATTGATCAGCTGAACGACGCCTTTGGCGATGGCTCCCAATTAAAGGTGGCTTTCGCATGAACATCGTAGCGGTCGGAAAACAGCTTTATAATGAGGGGCGGTCACGTATCGGGTATGATAACCTGCTGGAACAGGGAACCGTCGTAGCCTCCAGCGCGGAAGTTCAATACCCCGTAGA is drawn from Methylopila sp. 73B and contains these coding sequences:
- a CDS encoding phage major tail protein, TP901-1 family, translating into MKGRDVLLKLNTVSTTFVTVGGAREATITINNEAVDVTSSDDAGIRKLLEGAGVNSISVKMSGVYIDDAPSTAIRSAAMTNAHKKFQIVMPKTSGTYVYEGLFMIASLEEAGTYNGMITYSLTLESAGAVTLT
- a CDS encoding GTA-gp10 family protein — protein: MDNPRNEVSIELAGETRTMRASFAAIRNIERDLGNILPLIDKIGQGNVGVDQCATIIFYGLKGFDDHRLTKDAVGEAVMDRGLSAVMPAVVEFVTGTLKGVAVGKPQPEDKA
- a CDS encoding tape measure protein; the protein is MAQSLDALIVELRADIKGFQASLATATGDIQRFSGSSTKHIGGIQAAIERARMAVVAFGGAWAAFSIGKGIIDAGVQVEALRNKMIAATGSTTVAADALAFIRAEADRLGLSIQVASDGFAGFAASSLRAGLTLDETKQIFTGVSEAAVSMRLSAEQTGLVFKALEQIAGKGTVSMEELRGQLGDSGLSGAFEIAAKSMGKTTAEFTKMVSNGEVMSADFLPKFAAQIRKDLGGSVEEASQGAQAAFNRLGNAFFDLQTKLAASGLLDVVVRSIKDLTDALNDPGLISGLSSFVQLLSNVLNIALRVAGAIGTAVSAINSATEAVGNSIFGGLFGKEGTDAINKARGARNQAAATVGATPTAAPVASSYTLGTKAVALPNAGAARKAKTAADRAARERESLSGRVDSVYAANSNDTDRMRLAYAEDQKILEEALEKKAITQQRYNEVMSRIEIEFDKSMNDYRVDKFGTDIEQEQERFEERKELLLQGLDDRLITVQEHHELLEEAEREHNERMLELQNQANEDRLTEAQRGLQGFLGVQLAYQQKSAAQEGASFRNSLQQLAQHNKTAFMVEKAAALAQALISARQSVVDAYKFGNKIGGPALGATFAAVAAAAQAANIAAIASTSYGGGGGSVGASGGGGGGSGGMPSPAEAETPSKDAVQRSVYITVNGDEDTLLSKRTVRKLIDQLNDAFGDGSQLKVAFA